The following nucleotide sequence is from Oenanthe melanoleuca isolate GR-GAL-2019-014 chromosome 5, OMel1.0, whole genome shotgun sequence.
GACTGAGCATTATTCATGGAGCTCTCCTAGGCACAGGGGTGAATTCATCAAGGCTCTGCCTCACTCAGCACCCTGTCAGAGacttgtttgtattttcttcactgagagTTGAGGAACCATCAGTCCCTGTTTTGTCTGgacactgctctgtgctctgcccttccACCTGCTTAAACCCCATTGCCTGGGCTCTGTGAAGCATTTGCAGATTCTTTTCCTGGCTGTGCATCTCTGCCCAGCCCTCCCACTGCTTCTGGGAACTCAGAGATCAGTGACAttgctggggcagccacaactgcCTCTCCCAAATCACTGACCCAGAGGAATGTGATAACCACAGCCTTCCTCCTTGGAGGTTCACACTTGGAAATGTccccctgcctctgctctgggtttgtctGTGTGCAGGACAGCAAAACCTGGCCTGTTCTGGCATCTGggtccagctgtgccctgcgTTTCTGGAGGCAGCCCAGGCACCTTTCTGCCTTGTTTTAACAGCACAGCTTCTTTCctcttggagcagcctggctgtggtggCATGGAATGGTGACACAGCCACACTGCACCCACCTGTCTACAAGTGAGGTTAGTCTGAGCCCACAGTCATGCTCTGCACCCACCTAAGTCTCAAGGGGAAGCATCTTCTAAAGGTGAACTGCAGTGTCTGCCTGTCAAGGAATGCTGAAGTGCTGCCAGTGAGTCCCTTCTCACACAGGGAAACTTGTCACCTCTACCTCCTGTTGAAATCAGAGTTACAAAAGCCTGCAGTCAAAGTTAGGCATTAATTTATTCACTTCATTGAGTGTTTGCTTTGCATCTCAGATAAATCATGCACACCAGTAGCtgttcttttttatattttaaacattttttatccTGATCTTTGGTGAACAGGACTCCTGAGAGTGTTGAGATCAACTGGAGTGAAGGAGATAATTAGCAGATCCACCAGCCTTAGTGTTAACTTGTTACACAGAGTTTGAGAATGGAATTTATTATTACCAGAAATGACAGCTTTGTACACCAGGTTGTCTTAGTGGCATCAGGAAACAAATGGTTATTAAGCAGAATCATAAAACCATTTAGGTTAAGATGTAGCTGACCTCAGTTATTACACAGATGTTATTATTCTACTTTCCTTAAAATGAGAGTGATGGTTTCCAACCTAAAAGTAAAAAACTGCAATGTCTTTAACAGCAAAATTCCCAAGAATTACTAAAAATGGTTAAGGGGCCCTGAAAACAATTTTGTCTTCCAAATCAGGATAATTATCAAACCACCCCCACCACCCCCAAATAACAAACATTTTTGCAGTGCAATCTTTGAAGTTGCTCATTAGTTCTACATAATGAGTGTTTTAGCAATCTTCCCAACACAGCCAGGTTTGGCTGTGAGCACTTTGCAGCCCCAGGGCATTTGGATTATTCCCTCCATGCCCCTTTCCTTGGAAGGATGTGCTGCAGGTTGAGGGTGCCTTGGTTCACTCCCCTGCTTTTTGGGGTCACTTGTGGGACCTCCCAAGTTTTAAGCAGTGTCAGGGAGCTTGCCATGCCAAGAAGTGAAGCACACTGGGAATATCTTCAGAAATACCTTCAACCAGCAGTGCAGACAGTGGGGTTGCTAAAAAACATCCTTCCCAGTCTGGGAAAGGCAGAGATTCCTGAAATCCTGAGAATCAAACAACTCACttgagctgtgtgtgacagtgtTTGGGAAGCTGAGGGTTTTGTTCTCAATTTAATCCTCAAGGAAATGTCTCCtagaaaacacagcttttcaCTGTACAATAAAATGAAGCTGTTAAAtacctttccctccctttccctccctttccctcccttctctcACACTTCTGTTTGCCTGGCTCACTCCCACTGCCTGGTGGCTCCCTTCCCCACCACTCTGATGTGTCTGCCAGTCTTTTTGAGTATCTTTAGGCAATTCTTAAAGCTTCCTTGGCCAtacataaaaaatacatttcaataTGAATGAaaacagggcttggagcaatgcaaaaaaaaaaaagagtgttggcaagctgcagagaaaaattgGTGATTCTCATGTCTGTGCTCATGGCCTTGAAGGCAGAGTCTGGAGCTGTCAGAACATTACAGATAACCTTCATTTCTGTGTGTGAGTCCCTGGGATTATTGTTGCACAGAGTGATTATTCCAGGTAAGTTACGTCTGTTCTTCTTGCAAAATTGCTGTTTTAAGAAGATTGTGGGTCGTTTTCCCTATGTGAATTAAAGAATGGATTCTCTGGGGCGTGTGGAGTAGTTAGGAAAAGCACCATAAATGCCAGATGAATGTTTGTTGTGCTGGAGTGAATGCTCAGGAGAGCCCTGGCTGAGACTGAAACTCTTTTCTTTCCGTAGGGAATGCAGTCGGATTTTTGGTGAAGATGGTCTGACGCTGAAACTCTTTCTTAAAAGGACTGCTCCCTTTTCTATTCTGTGGACTTTGACTAACTACCTGTATTTACTGGCTTTAAAGAAGCTCACAGCCACAGACGTCTCTGCCCTGTTCTGTTGTAACAAAGCTTTTGTCTTCTTGCTTTCTTGGATTGTGCTCAAAGACAGGTTCATGGGAGCAAGGGTAATGAACGTGCCTCCTTTTCCACTCTCTCATCTCTCCATAATTGCACTGAAACCCATCAGCcatggagctgccacagcactgctgcactgggGTGCAGCCACACCATGAAAACCTTCCTCATTTAGTTTTATGATGCAGCCTCAGGATCAGTTAGAGACCTCAGAACTTCAGAGGGAATTCAGTGTGGGAATTTCAAGGAGCTATTTCAGCCAGGTGTAACTTGATGAATTACAATAGAAGAACTTCCAGTTTCGTATAAACCTGTTCTGTCTTGGCTTATTGTGCTGAGGTTtagttaattttgttttaaacttagTGATGAATGCTTCTAACCAAAGTAGTTTTATTCCTTTCTAGGGTAGACAGATGTCTTCaatatattatgtatttttcttgtgcTACCCTATCACTTTTCACACACATTTACAAATGCATGTGccaaaattgctttaaaattaacACAGTTCTATTATGTGGAGGTGCATTTTGCACTGAGGTGTTACAGGACTCACTGGCAGTAAAATGGACCCtgcaaaaatttaaaacagagcTCAAACAAAATGATGTGCCCCTGGATCTGAGGAAAGTAAACTTATGTAATTTTCCATACACACATCTCCCAACATGCAGCAGTTTAAAGTGTTGGCTTCACCTTGGGGGAGGAGTAGTGAGGATTTCTGCTAGTTCATTGATGCAGATTCCCCTCTGGAATGGCTCAAGGTCGTGTTGGGCACAATCCTGACTGAATCACTGAAAACCTTGAACTGCATTAGGCACTGGTTGGGGCCAGGTGTGCTGGCTGTAATtagaagggagcagcagcagctggatttaAATTCCATGGAAAGCATGATGGATCAGGACACTCATCCAAGTCAgtttgttttttgaaaatgggcacagcagccttttttttaagatttttttttattaatagtgTAATAGAAGGGttcagaaatgaaaggaaaagtcaTCTTGTTGTATAGGTATCTCACCTGGCTTTTGGAGCAGCCACCAGGACACTGAGCCTGCCAGGCTCAGGAGGTGAGCCAGTGCTTGAAGGTAAAGCCAGACACCTGGAtatctgaaaatacagaaaaatcagaTGAATGTGACCCACCCTCAGCCCACTGACTGACTCAAAGAGTAAACAGGGTGTAAACCCTCAGTTGTCTGCAGAAATAGCAGGAGCAATAACTACCCCTCTCTGCTCTTTGATCATCTGAAAAAATTGAACATTTTGTACCCTTTAAGCTAATTTTCATCTCCAAGCAACATCTTTCTGGAAGAGCAAGCTCTTGAGTTGTCCTAGCctagaaataaaaactattttcagatattatttatttttcactgactAGAAAAGGTTGCCATAAATATGCATTAGTAGGAATGCTGTAGACACCGTGGGGTTCTCACAGGAAAAACTTTTCCTGGAGAGAAAATATTcctgggttttgctgctctctggcagagCCCATTGCTGGAGAGGTAAttcacagcagctctcctggcagaATAACACTTCATGATGTTAATAACCAGGCAGGAGAGTGTTTGAGAGcttttttatttggctttttgcagcacagccccagcttttTGTGCTCTGGatgcctgagctgctcctggagagcagcaggaattgggTATTTGGACAGCTAGgacatggaaagaaataaagtttAATCCTATACCCTGAGCCATGTTTATGTGGAAAAActctgcactgggagcagaggtgAAGGGTTGGACTCAGTGAGGTCTTTTCCTCAGCAATTCTCTGGTTCTCTTTACCTATAAAAGGAGTGCAGGTAGAGCTCAGGTACCTTGAAGTGCTTCCTGCCCTGGGCAAGAGCACACAGAACCATCCCTGCCCTCACCCTAACCTTTGCTCTCAAATCATCTCTCTCTCAAATTAACAATATATCCATGTTACACTTTGGGAAGTCAGATAGCTTTGGCtcaaagcaaacacaaatatttaaaaaactttatGTATTTGAGGAGTTCTGGCTTGTGCTGCTTAGATTTAGACACATGCTTGCTTATATGTTTGCATATTTAAGCCCTTGGTTGAGATTCACATGTGAAGCTGAATCAAGGTTTTTTAGGTGGGTACAGAGTAGTTTGGGGACATTATTCTTCCCTGAAAATGTTGACTTTAGCCTGGAGAGAGGTTTCTTCCCTGTCCTTGAAGGTGTTCACTGTttcagggcttggagcagcctgggatagtaGAAGggggcagggggttggaactggatgatttttaagttcccctccaacccaaaccattctgtgattctttacacctcattttctgctgtgctccacatagaaaaaaaatgtttctgataaACTGTTAGTTTGCCTTGCTctctttcagggaaaaaaggaaaaaaaaacagaagcaggCTAATTTCATTCCTTACCTAGGAGGCTCCAAAAGTTACTATGCTCTTCCATTAATTAAAAGCCTCATTTAATGAGCTGACAGCCACCTTTGCTTCCCTGTGCCCttgcagagcagcctgcagaTGTGAGCTCAGGTTTCTAAAGCCAGCACCTGAGGCAGGCACAGGTCACCTGTGCTGATGCCCTGGCATGTAACATGCAGGAGGAGCCTTGAGcatgaaatttaaataatgtttttgctgttttcagtctCAGGTCTTACATCTCAGGAGATGGTGTTGCTCCACATGTGTCCATCATTTTAGTagtttcagggggaaaaaaaagtgcttggCTTCATAAATATTTGACTGAATTAGGAATCTGGGTCTCTAAATTTGGTTTAGACAGACTGGGAGTGAGTTTTTCACAGTAGGAAGAAAGGGGATGATGGATCTGCTCATTTTCACTGGCACAAGGAAAGGACTGAGCAGTGAGGGCACCAAGAGTTAAATCTCCATCCTTGCTCTTGGGAGGAGGGCATTGCTACACTGGACTCTTCTGTTTTGCCTTCTGAGGCAGACAGATTGCTGGAAATGCTCCGGCTGAAATCCTGAAtttgtgtgcagggcaggatgtgTGGTGCAGCCTGagtgtggcagggcagggggttCTGGGCACtcagaggagaggctgtggatgtCTGAGGGGTCCTGGCTGTCAACTGGCATTGCTTCAAGGCTGGTGTCTCCCAGGATGGCCCAACTGCTGGAATGTGTTatcctgggaaggaaaaggggggaaatccTGGTCCTCTCTTGCTAGAACCCTCCCAGATCTCATCACATCCCTGAAAGACTCCTCAGGGGACTGCAGCCCACAGCACTGGGCTTCAGCTGCCATTTCCTGGTGAATTTGGAGGTGTCAGTGATGTCTTCAGGTTTTGCTGAGCTGCATCTTGGATTGGGGTGTTTGACATGTGAGTAAGGTGGGATACAGGCTTGCAGTGGGGTTTGTGGCTTTGGCACAGCCAGTGCCATGTGAGAGGGCTCCTTGTGCCTCAAGGACTGGAGAAATAGAGCTGATGGTGAGGGGGAAGGGCTTAAAGCTGCACCCAGGAGATGAGTTTTCCTGGGAAGATGTTGGCCTGGATGCCTGTGGGATTTAGGAGCATTTTTACCTGGAGTCTCAGAAActggccctgccctgggaggtgaTTCTGGGCTCCCCATTGTCCCCTGTGTGAGAACACCTTCACTGAGTCAGCTGTGTGCccctgtcctgtgtgtcccttgAAACAGGGCTTTGCTCTCCTGACTGGCCCTGCTGAGGTtaatttgtgggatttttttgtgcttaTTGCCTCAGCCTGGCTCACATCTGCTAGGGATGTATTTCAGTGATTTTCTGGGACTCTTGGTAAAGCTGAGAAAGCTCTGAAAGGCTGTTTTAAGGAGGGCACATGTTTTAATCAAGATGAGGTCTTTGAAGTCTGTGGGCTGAAGCTTAGGTTTATCCAGGactaaatatttcttaaatgaGGTTCAGTGATGTTTTCAAGAGGCAAAGTGTCCATGTCACATTGGTGTAGGCTCAGGAGTTGTGCACTGGCTCAGGAAACACTCCATGGAGGTTGGGTATTCAGAAATTCACACTCCACATTTACCTGCTGAGGGCAATTAGGTGGAGAGGGGgagtttttttaagaataaaacatTTGGGGCTCTCCACCACTTCCTTAAGGTTCTTGGAGTCAAGACCCAGAATTTCAGATATGCTGTAGTTAATAAttcctgttctttttctttgaagctCCTTAGATGCTCTCTCTGGGATTTTCAAATGAGGCCAATAACCTAAGCACAAAGGTAAAGGCTTCATGAAGAAATTTGATTATGTCTGTCCAAAAAAGCTGTCAGGGCACAGCCAAAACAGCTGGAAGAGCTCCCTGTGGTACCCTATTCCAAAACACAGGGCTCATTCCCCTGGACTAAATTTCCAGGATGTTTGGCcatttaatatttgcatttcaagaCAAATTGGTGGCATTGATAAACATTTCTCCTGTTGTACAGTGATGCCTTAAAATTTCTTGATCTTGCAGTCACCTCTCCAAAGTGGATGTTTAGCTGGCAAAATACATAATGATGGATGTTCTGCCAGTAGGCCCCAGCAGAATTTGCAGTGCTGTAGATCCTCAGCCCTGTCAGTGCACACACTTTCATTATGTTTTACATCTCTCCCACCATCTTTCCTATTTAAGGGAAAACAAGAAAGCACCAGGTCAGAGCAGGTGGGTCATGAGAAGCCCCTCCCAGTGATGATCTCAGCTTTacactgctttgctttgtgtgtGCAGATAGTGGCAGCAATAATGGCAATCACAGGCATTGTGATGATGGCATATGCAGATGGTTTCCAGGGTGATTCAATAATTGGGGTGGCCTACGCCGTGGGATCAGCCTCCACATCTGCACTCTATAAGGTAGGTCACAGCTGTTTGCTGGCTCTCCTGAATTCAGTGTCAAAACCACACAAATACAGAGAGAATCACTGTAGAATagatgttttcttctgttcatCACTCCTGTTGTGACAATGTCAGGAAATCTACCACGAGGGTAATTAATTGTCGTCTGCCAATTACCCAGAATGGCTTTTCCTGATGAGCCTTTAGTGAAATCTCCACTGCCATGCCAGGAGGAGTTTAAGATGATGTTTAAATCATGACAGCAGAGTTTATCAGCACTTTTCAAAGGGGCTTTCAAGGAGAGCCAGGGTGGCCAACTCATCCCAGgtctgccctgcagctccctggcacatgctgggctcagagccctggtgtgagcctggcacaggcaaTTCCTCAGAGACACTCCTGCTTGCAAGAAATGGCTGCTCTGAAAGGTGAGGGCTGGCAAAGGTAGGAGTCTGTGTCTCAGCTTGTGGCTGGgtttgtttccagctgtgtgtgtgaagtTTGGAGTGAGTTGTGGCAGGATCAGAAGCTGCCCTTGCAGCTTTGGGCTTTGCTCGTCTCACTCATAAATTTGTTGTGGCCTTTCACAAGTCACTCAAAGTGCACAAATTTAATCTGCTAGAGGACAGGTTCTCAGAGTGAGCCCTTCCAGGCTGGTTTTCCTCTCACAGCAGGGTGATGCTGTGGAAGTCACTGGAGTCTCCTCCCAAACCCCAGCATTGCCACACTCAGCCCAAATCCTCTACAATCATTGCATGAGTGGTGTCTCCTGGGGTTCTTGGTTCACTCTTGGTTTTTCCTGGGTTCTTCTACACTTGCTCCTCGTGGCATTTTGTGTAAAGCTTTGTTATACAAAGCCATCCCTGTGGTAAAGACGTGGTGCTaaagcacagggaagggcagaAACCCCACCAAAGATCCCCTTGCACAACTCCTGTGTAGGAaaagggctgggctgtggctccACTCTCCCCAGGGCAATGGAGTGTTTCCATGACAGGCATGGATTCTAAAcccttcttctttcttcttctctccagGTTTTGTTCAAAATGTTCCTTGGGAGTGCAAACTTCGGGGAAGCAGCTCATTTTGTGTCCACCCTGGGCTTCTTCAACTTCATCTTCATCTCCATCACCCCCATCATCCTCTACTTCACTAAAGTGGAGTACTGGTACCCcttctctgctgtgccctggggttATCTGTGTGGAGTAGCTGGTCTCTGGTTAGGTATGTGatcaaaaaatgtatttattcttcTAAGTCTTCACCCCTCAACCCTGTGTAAAATTAGCCTTGGGCACAAACAATTTCCCCCTGTCCCCTtaagcagcagagctctctctCAGATTAATTCTGCAAACTGGTGCTTCTCAGAAGTGattcatatttttcattacaCTTCATGAAACATTACTATTAATTGAGCTacaattaataatttatatgTAAGCATAgttataattaataataattaataattaacagTAATAGCAGGGAGTAAACATGAAGCAGCACTACCAATTGCCTGTTTTTTCATCCTTACCATAGTTCCTCACCAATGCCCCTGTCTCTGGCACAGCTTGACTGCTGTGAACCCCATTTGAAAGGGATTTAAAGCCCTTGGGGGGTGTTTGTGCACTGACAGGGGcaccccagtgctggggcacctttctgggggtgctgcagggctccctCTTCCTGAGCCAGAATTGCcagaaaaaatatctgttgGATTCAGCCCAGGGGCATTTTAATTTCCACATATAACATCATTTCATTTGGTGAAGCCTCTTTTATTCCATAATTGAAGAGGTTTTTGTCTCACTACATGTTTATTAAATGGAAGCAAAGAGAATGTCATTGCCCATCCCATCCTGAGAtgtggccaggctggcagctgagctgctgtgagcaccTTGAGCTGCTCTAACCACAactgcagctgccctgccagctcctaGGAGTCCAAAATTAGGGATAATTTGTCACCCAAGTCTATAAACCCAACCTTATGCAGGGGACTCAGCAGAAGGGCTGGGTGGTGGGTGATCAAAAACTTAAGTTTGCTTTTAATCTTTCAAGGAAAGGTTAAAGAAACTTAAGCAAActttaagggtttttttttttttttttttttaatctttcaagGAAGTTGGAGCTCTGTGGGAGTGCTGtcatataacaaaaaaaaaaaaaaaaaaaacccaacaaatgACCAGTTTTTGTACCTGATTAAAGCCTGTACAAAGCCATGGAATATGAGGGTGATAAGCTCAGTATTCCAGTTTGTGAAAGGCCCTCCAGccctcccctttcccctgtGAAGAATTTCCCCTAATTTCACACTCAtatagaaaaaaaccaaaaaatcactCCCTCATTGTGGTGTGGATACTTAATATCACATATTGATACCACATATTGTACCTGTAGGGTCGAGGTGGAGGAGAAATGTGTCACTCTGGTGTTTCCCCCATTTTCACtcattgttttctctgtttttccctaGCTTTCAATATCCTGGTTAACGTTGGGGTGGTGCTGACCTACCCCATCCTGATCTCCATTGGCaccgtgctcagtgtccctggaAATGCAGGTACCCCTGGCAAAACCAGCCCATGGCAACTCACAGAGCAGCTTTATTGCTTAAATAATTTGTTGGGTGGAAATTTGTTGCATCCCAGAAACCTGAgttttttgagctttctgtgctttgcagCACTGCCCCCCTGAAAAACACTACTTTTAACCTGAAATCTTGgaaaaggcttccaaatttAAGTAATGAAGTTAAAACCACAAGTGTGTAAATAAAAGTGTGTATTTTCATGTGgtaaaaaagttttaaatttgaaGTTTTTATAGCATAGTAATAAGTATGAAACAAGATAAAAAATTTTGAGTAGTGTCTTTCAGtactcattttccttcttcatagTTTCAAGTAGTAGTTTCTAATTAAAGTTAGTGCTGCACTAAAAGCcacaaaaatttaattattaagttaaaagtataaataatataagtGTTATTTCTCTATTGAACTGTTTAAAAGACTTTGTAGCTAACTAAATACATCTCCATTTTACTTGCTTCTAGCTAGTGGCTAGAAGTGTTGCAAAACTTTCTATACTGTTagtaaaatttaataaacaacgaaacccaaacacaaaagatccatttcctttttttaatcctaactctaaataaaaattaaaaaaaaaaaaaaaaaacctgcaaacaAACCACTAATTAAATAATACACCCCCACTGTTACAGGAACTCACAAAGTTTTATTGATTAAATAATTTGTTGGGTGGAAATTTTCTCCAGAGTCCTGTCTTGAACAGCCTCTGTCTCTTCAGTCTCCTCTGAAGTCAGTCTTGGGGGTTTGAGCACcagaaaatatctgtgttttttGATCCTCACACAGTCCCATCCTGTTGTTAGTGtacataaatatgtaaatataagaTAAAAGAAATATCCCAGGGACTCAACACTGCACCCTCTTcttgcacagagcaggaaggtccctcctgagcctctttttctccaggctgagccccctcagctccctcacaaacccttcaccatgGAAATCTTGAGGCTTAATCCAACCCCTCCAGACTTGCTCAGATCCTGCCAGGGCAGTGAGggacagaggagctgtggcacctccagccctgcattGCCAGAGTGTGGAATTCTTGACCTCCAGTGCTCTGTGGcaccagctctggagctcttgggctcctgctctgagctcttggctcctactTCAGTGGGtaatcttaaataagcaaagcagctaatagttaaaaggttatttattacaaagctcatcttattacaaagcacatcagccTCAACAGGCAAGCAgacaagcaatggcaaagcaatagCAAAGCAAAATCCTGGCAAAGAGCAGATGGTTAgaagccctggcaaaagccaaaGGCTAAAAGCAGCAACTCTCCCCAGTACCtactcttatataggatttttccaacaagttAAGATGCaagctcagaccaccactccttaacctattagagttctagtttcttagcacaccaggttatgtatagaACTGCACATAcaatctatcttgttctatctaaaaagtgtaagcaatattcttactagaGCTCTGTtatgtctaagcactgtctaaaactgtgggcctggagcctcttgctgaagatatcagtatgtttcaacCTTCAGTAGAACTCACTCTgctactctggcatttgaaacctttcacttactaaaagcatcaGAACTCATCctaaaacttactaacttaaatgtctactttatgtgtgagtggcttaatatacttcaatccatccacagACTTTAATTCAATCCTTGtactctgatttctctctgaagaattcagagacccctgactcactgaccCCAACATCTCCCTCTTCTCTTAGAACCATAAAGATTCCCTTAACAGACTTACTAATCATTTGTTAAATGCATGGAGAAAACAAGGCACCATGATTAGCACCGAAAAACTTTTTTATCCATGATGCTAAATTCCAATCTACTAGACAAACTCCAGCACCAGAGGAGAGCTCAGGCAGATTTGAGAGGCAGAGTGTCACATCCAGAGTGTCACAGGGATGTGAGGCTGCTGTCAGTGCCAccacccaccctgctgctgttctgacGCTGTTGTTATTCCCTCTTcattccctctgctcagccGTGGATCTGCTGAAGCACAAGATGATCTTCAGCGTGGTGAGGCTGGGGGCCACCATCATCATCTGCATGGGCttcctgctgatgctgctgcctgAGGAGTGGGATGAGATCACCCTGAGGTTCATCAACAGCCTGAAGGAGAAGAAGAGCGAGGATCACTCGGAGGAGATGACGGAATCCAGCGTGCACACGCGGAGCCGGAGCAGAGCCAACGGGGCCGTGTCCATCCCGCTGGCGTAGGGctccacagctgggctgtgttctGGGAATGTGGCTGAGCTCTCCTCACCACCTGTATGCTTCAAAAAATGTCATCTAACTGAGCAGGGATTGGACTGTAAGATAAGAGAAATACAATATAAGAAATGTTTACATTTATACGCTTAACGAGGAACGGGTGTAAATAGCGACAATAAAATCTTTTGTAATAAAATGTTTAAGGTTGTGTCTTTCTGAGCTGGTGAGTTTAAAATGTGGATCAGGTTTACACAGTTTATCTCTCTTTGCTGGCAGAAGTAGAGCCATTTTGGAGGATACAAATCTTGGATATTTCCAGCTAAATCTCAAAATGTAACATCTTGACTTATTTTCAGTGAAGTGCCCTTTCAGCAAGGTAGCAGTTTTGGAAAAGCATTTCAAGCCTCTCCTGGCGTTTTGGAGAATTCATTTCTGAAAGGCACTGATGTTGGCATTGATACTCCCAATTATTATCAGAATAAATATTCCATGATGTGCAGAACATGAGGCCTCTCGTCCCAGAccacactgagctgtgcctccTTCCAACATCACCTTTCTAGAAGTGATGCTGGAATTTGAGTGCCTTTAGTAAAGcaaaaaatagctttatttaCCTCATTTTCTCCCAGAAAAGCTGCACTCCCAGCTGAGCTACAAAAGTTTCAGGAGGGATGGAACACTCTGGgtctctgctgtccctgggaaATGCCATTTCCTATTTTCTAGAGCTTTGGGacaaatgaatatttttcttaatatctgcTGTGGAAAAGCCTTTCAAAATCAAACCAACCATCTTCCCAGTCCCTTCCCTAGGCATGTTGCTGTGTATTTAGGCTGGTTTACACCATTCCTGGGATTGACCActcagggagggcagaggagggaaaggaaaggaaaggaaaggaaaggaaaggaaaggaaaggaaaggaaaggaaaggaaaggaaaggaaaggaaaggaaaggaaaggaaaggaaaggaaaggaaaggaaaggaaaggaaaggaaaggaaaggaaaggaaaggaaaggaaaggaaaggaaaggaaaggaaaggaaaggggaaaggaaaggaaaggaaaggaaaggaaaggggaaaggggaaaggaaaggaaaggaa
It contains:
- the SLC35F4 gene encoding solute carrier family 35 member F4 isoform X4; this encodes MKKHSARVAPLPSHNVPELNSPVPDGASRSSVIQCKPGGNCPSRHRGMTRQLSPLSVAEDSAAPILELQNRSPSGICRHSRVERQSRSGEEGTQTHTESSSQEAEGQTRCQSCTSTFLKLIWRFLIILSVSSSWVGTTQFVKITFETFDCPFFMTWFSTNWNIMIFPIYYSGHLATAQEKQSPIKKFRECSRIFGEDGLTLKLFLKRTAPFSILWTLTNYLYLLALKKLTATDVSALFCCNKAFVFLLSWIVLKDRFMGARIVAAIMAITGIVMMAYADGFQGDSIIGVAYAVGSASTSALYKVLFKMFLGSANFGEAAHFVSTLGFFNFIFISITPIILYFTKVEYWYPFSAVPWGYLCGVAGLWLAFNILVNVGVVLTYPILISIGTVLSVPGNAAVDLLKHKMIFSVVRLGATIIICMGFLLMLLPEEWDEITLRFINSLKEKKSEDHSEEMTESSVHTRSRSRANGAVSIPLA
- the SLC35F4 gene encoding solute carrier family 35 member F4 isoform X3, whose amino-acid sequence is MAITGIVMMAYADGFQGDSIIGVAYAVGSASTSALYKVLFKMFLGSANFGEAAHFVSTLGFFNFIFISITPIILYFTKVEYWYPFSAVPWGYLCGVAGLWLAFNILVNVGVVLTYPILISIGTVLSVPGNAAVDLLKHKMIFSVVRLGATIIICMGFLLMLLPEEWDEITLRFINSLKEKKSEDHSEEMTESSVHTRSRSRANGAVSIPLA
- the SLC35F4 gene encoding solute carrier family 35 member F4 isoform X2; translation: MDGKAAPNGVATIEDRILRITGYYGYYPGYSSQKREEGTQTHTESSSQEAEGQTRCQSCTSTFLKLIWRFLIILSVSSSWVGTTQFVKITFETFDCPFFMTWFSTNWNIMIFPIYYSGHLATAQEKQSPIKKFRECSRIFGEDGLTLKLFLKRTAPFSILWTLTNYLYLLALKKLTATDVSALFCCNKAFVFLLSWIVLKDRFMGARIVAAIMAITGIVMMAYADGFQGDSIIGVAYAVGSASTSALYKVLFKMFLGSANFGEAAHFVSTLGFFNFIFISITPIILYFTKVEYWYPFSAVPWGYLCGVAGLWLAFNILVNVGVVLTYPILISIGTVLSVPGNAAVDLLKHKMIFSVVRLGATIIICMGFLLMLLPEEWDEITLRFINSLKEKKSEDHSEEMTESSVHTRSRSRANGAVSIPLA
- the SLC35F4 gene encoding solute carrier family 35 member F4 isoform X1 — protein: MDGKAAPNGVATIEDRILRITGYYGYYPGYSSQKSASRSSVIQCKPGGNCPSRHRGMTRQLSPLSVAEDSAAPILELQNRSPSGICRHSRVERQSRSGEEGTQTHTESSSQEAEGQTRCQSCTSTFLKLIWRFLIILSVSSSWVGTTQFVKITFETFDCPFFMTWFSTNWNIMIFPIYYSGHLATAQEKQSPIKKFRECSRIFGEDGLTLKLFLKRTAPFSILWTLTNYLYLLALKKLTATDVSALFCCNKAFVFLLSWIVLKDRFMGARIVAAIMAITGIVMMAYADGFQGDSIIGVAYAVGSASTSALYKVLFKMFLGSANFGEAAHFVSTLGFFNFIFISITPIILYFTKVEYWYPFSAVPWGYLCGVAGLWLAFNILVNVGVVLTYPILISIGTVLSVPGNAAVDLLKHKMIFSVVRLGATIIICMGFLLMLLPEEWDEITLRFINSLKEKKSEDHSEEMTESSVHTRSRSRANGAVSIPLA